One window of the Kallotenue papyrolyticum genome contains the following:
- a CDS encoding DMT family transporter, whose translation MRTRFGLEEVQPGQREIFRHLLPGRDVLGVLPTKRRQIADLHAGRRTVAAVLPLGAAAGPADAAHSHYAAGGGLRSHLSLDLAYLCYNRGVDLLGANRAGLFLHLMPLFGSLLAALFLGERVRWLHSLGALLILSGIALATRSRQEAAPPRAADA comes from the coding sequence TTGCGTACCCGATTCGGACTGGAGGAGGTTCAGCCCGGGCAACGCGAGATCTTCCGTCACCTGCTCCCGGGACGCGATGTGCTGGGCGTGCTGCCCACCAAGCGCCGGCAAATCGCTGACCTTCACGCTGGGCGTCGTACTGTTGCTGCCGTTCTACCTCTGGGAGCAGCTGCGGGTCCAGCCGATGCCGCTCACTCACACTACGCTGCTGGTGGTGGGCTACGTAGCCATCTTTCCCTCGATCTAGCCTACCTGTGCTACAACCGCGGCGTCGATCTACTGGGCGCCAACCGCGCCGGGCTGTTTCTGCATCTCATGCCGCTGTTCGGCAGCCTGCTGGCAGCGCTGTTCCTGGGCGAACGCGTCCGCTGGTTGCACAGTCTGGGCGCGCTGCTGATCCTGAGTGGCATCGCGCTTGCTACGCGATCACGCCAGGAGGCGGCCCCACCACGCGCGGCTGATGCCTGA
- a CDS encoding DsbA family oxidoreductase — protein MALPVIECFSDLHCPWAYLASFRLRQLWPAYRGRLTIRWRALSLEYINQRGTPKPILDLEIPLIQQIEPALPIQRWSRPDWEWPATFWPAFEALLCAQAQHPDAAFELQWRLRVAFFGEQRCVALRHELLALAQEVAQVAPLDVARFKADWDSGRFKAQVLADSRQGWHTLRVPGSPTFVLPSGEQVHNPAAGQATIDEAALTLRGYQPFRGDALAVYRELLDRAIHVAPTTPAMHS, from the coding sequence ATGGCGCTGCCGGTGATCGAGTGCTTTTCCGATCTGCACTGTCCCTGGGCCTATCTGGCCAGCTTTCGCCTGCGGCAGCTCTGGCCGGCATACCGGGGCCGGCTGACGATCCGCTGGCGTGCCCTGTCGCTGGAGTACATCAACCAGCGCGGCACGCCCAAACCGATCCTGGATCTCGAAATCCCGCTGATACAGCAGATCGAACCGGCCCTGCCGATCCAGCGCTGGTCGCGTCCGGACTGGGAGTGGCCCGCCACCTTCTGGCCGGCCTTTGAAGCGCTGCTCTGCGCCCAGGCACAACATCCCGATGCCGCCTTCGAGCTGCAGTGGCGCCTGCGCGTCGCCTTTTTCGGCGAGCAGCGCTGCGTCGCGCTGCGCCACGAACTGCTGGCGCTGGCGCAGGAGGTGGCGCAGGTGGCGCCGCTGGACGTAGCGCGTTTCAAGGCGGATTGGGACAGCGGACGCTTCAAGGCGCAGGTATTGGCCGACAGCCGCCAGGGCTGGCACACGCTACGCGTGCCGGGCAGCCCCACCTTTGTGCTGCCCTCGGGCGAGCAGGTGCACAACCCGGCTGCCGGCCAGGCCACGATCGATGAAGCCGCGCTGACGCTGCGCGGCTATCAACCCTTCCGGGGCGACGCGCTGGCGGTCTATCGCGAGCTGCTTGATCGCGCCATCCACGTCGCGCCCACCACGCCGGCGATGCACAGCTAG
- a CDS encoding ROK family protein — MSTTSAVFGAIEAGGTKFVCAIGSGPDDVRATTRFPTTTPAETLARTIAFFREYQQQEGRLAAIGIGSFGPIDPDPRSPTYGRITATPKPGWANTDIVGAIRAALGVPVAFDTDVNAAVLGEARWGAAQGLTNAVYITVGTGIGGGALVNGQLVHGLVHPEMGHMRLPRDAARDPFAGVCPYHGDCWEGLASGPALAARWGQPAETLPSEHPAWALEAHYLALALVNIICVLSPQRIILGGGVMQQQQLFPLIHHETRALLNGYIRSPALSEAIETFIVPPGLGGRSGQLGALALAQQAAQQRVP; from the coding sequence ATGAGCACAACTTCCGCCGTCTTCGGCGCGATCGAGGCGGGCGGCACCAAGTTCGTGTGCGCCATCGGCAGCGGTCCCGACGACGTGCGCGCCACGACGCGCTTCCCGACGACGACGCCGGCCGAGACGTTGGCGCGGACGATCGCCTTTTTTCGCGAGTACCAGCAGCAGGAGGGGCGGCTGGCGGCCATCGGCATTGGCTCGTTCGGGCCGATCGATCCCGATCCGCGCTCGCCGACCTATGGGCGGATTACGGCGACGCCCAAGCCCGGCTGGGCCAACACCGACATCGTGGGTGCGATCCGCGCCGCGTTGGGGGTGCCGGTCGCCTTCGACACCGACGTCAATGCGGCGGTGCTGGGCGAGGCGCGCTGGGGTGCGGCGCAGGGATTGACCAACGCGGTGTACATCACCGTCGGCACCGGCATCGGCGGCGGCGCGCTGGTCAACGGGCAGCTGGTGCATGGACTGGTGCACCCGGAGATGGGGCACATGCGCCTGCCGCGCGATGCGGCCCGCGATCCGTTTGCGGGCGTCTGTCCCTACCACGGCGACTGCTGGGAGGGTCTGGCCTCCGGGCCGGCGCTGGCAGCGCGCTGGGGGCAGCCCGCCGAGACGCTACCGTCCGAACATCCGGCCTGGGCGTTGGAAGCCCACTACCTCGCGCTGGCGCTGGTCAACATCATCTGCGTGCTGTCGCCGCAGCGCATCATCCTGGGCGGCGGCGTGATGCAGCAACAGCAGCTCTTTCCGCTGATCCACCACGAGACGCGAGCGCTGCTCAACGGCTACATTCGGTCGCCTGCGCTGAGCGAGGCGATCGAGACCTTCATTGTGCCGCCCGGCCTGGGCGGTCGCTCCGGCCAGCTCGGCGCGCTGGCCTTGGCGCAGCAGGCCGCGCAGCAGCGTGTGCCCTAG
- a CDS encoding type I phosphomannose isomerase catalytic subunit, which produces MTHLAALRLAPDYRERVWGGQRLLPHDPPIGEAWIVYEQNRVVNGPAAGRTLAELAAQHGAALLGGRVVAQTGARFPLLIKLLDTADWLSIQVHPNDEQAARLEGPGHFGKTEAWHILDAEPDAQVIYGLKPGVTREQLAAAIRGGTLLDLVQRRVVRPGDTLFTRAGTLHALGPGLLLYEVQQTSDITYRVFDWNRPQTAGRELHIEQSLAVIDPQAGDAPQHVPTLADGEHAVLVQCPYFTLELARAEQQSIAFDTQGESFHALTVIDGACRVAGDGWSEALSRFDSLVVPAQAGAYRVVPEGACRLLKASVEEAARHDAMAA; this is translated from the coding sequence ATGACACACCTTGCCGCGCTGCGCCTCGCGCCCGACTACCGCGAGCGCGTTTGGGGCGGGCAGCGCCTCCTGCCGCATGATCCGCCCATCGGCGAGGCCTGGATCGTGTATGAGCAGAACCGCGTGGTCAATGGTCCGGCGGCGGGCCGTACGCTGGCCGAACTGGCCGCGCAGCATGGCGCTGCGCTGCTGGGGGGGCGGGTTGTGGCACAGACCGGCGCGCGCTTCCCGCTGTTGATCAAACTGCTGGATACCGCCGATTGGCTGTCGATCCAGGTGCATCCGAACGACGAACAGGCCGCGCGGCTGGAGGGGCCGGGCCACTTCGGCAAGACCGAGGCCTGGCATATTCTGGACGCCGAGCCCGACGCGCAGGTGATCTATGGCCTCAAGCCGGGTGTGACGCGTGAACAGCTTGCCGCGGCGATCCGCGGCGGCACGCTGCTCGACCTGGTGCAGCGCCGCGTGGTGCGTCCCGGCGATACGCTCTTCACCCGCGCCGGCACGCTGCATGCCCTGGGACCCGGCCTGCTGCTCTACGAGGTGCAGCAGACCTCGGACATCACCTACCGCGTCTTCGACTGGAACCGCCCACAGACGGCGGGCCGCGAGCTGCATATCGAGCAGTCGCTGGCGGTGATCGATCCGCAGGCCGGTGACGCGCCGCAGCACGTGCCCACGCTGGCGGATGGTGAGCATGCCGTGCTGGTGCAGTGTCCCTATTTTACACTGGAGCTGGCGCGCGCCGAGCAACAGAGCATCGCTTTCGATACGCAGGGCGAAAGTTTTCACGCGCTCACGGTGATCGACGGCGCGTGTCGCGTCGCAGGCGACGGCTGGAGCGAGGCGCTGAGTCGCTTTGATTCGCTGGTGGTGCCGGCGCAGGCGGGCGCGTACCGCGTCGTGCCCGAGGGCGCCTGCCGGCTGCTTAAGGCCAGCGTCGAAGAGGCGGCCCGGCATGACGCGATGGCGGCCTGA
- a CDS encoding 5-(carboxyamino)imidazole ribonucleotide synthase, with protein MAELQRLGILGGGQLARMTLQAAIGLGIDTVIVSEAPDSPAGRVARREIVGDIGTAPVQAALIDCADVITLENEFIDAAILERLAERGATVLPGGATLRLVQDKLIQKQTLAAQGLPVPAFRAVETPDDLRRAAAEWGWPLVLKARRNGYDGYGNATLRSADDIQAALTRLGWPQRALFVEQGIAFARELAVLVARRSDGATVVYPVVETTQRNHICHVVRAPAPIPAALAERAVALAHAAVAAVGGVGITAVELFQVGEETILINELAPRPHNSGHFSIEACVTSQFENHVRAVLGLPLGATDLRAPAAVMVNLLGERDGTTSPYGLDQALALPDTHLHLYGKREVRRGRKMGHVTALADDLATAEQRARAAASAIRL; from the coding sequence ATGGCAGAGCTACAGCGACTAGGCATTCTCGGCGGCGGCCAACTGGCGCGCATGACGCTCCAGGCTGCAATTGGCCTGGGCATCGATACGGTGATCGTCAGCGAAGCGCCCGACAGTCCCGCCGGCCGCGTGGCACGGCGCGAGATCGTGGGCGACATCGGCACAGCGCCGGTGCAGGCCGCCCTGATCGACTGTGCCGACGTGATCACCCTGGAGAACGAGTTCATCGACGCGGCGATCCTCGAGCGCCTGGCAGAGCGCGGCGCGACGGTGCTCCCCGGCGGCGCAACCCTGCGTCTGGTGCAGGACAAGCTGATCCAGAAGCAGACGCTTGCCGCGCAGGGCCTGCCCGTCCCGGCCTTTCGCGCGGTTGAGACCCCCGACGATCTGCGGCGCGCCGCCGCCGAGTGGGGCTGGCCGCTGGTGCTCAAAGCGCGGCGCAACGGCTACGACGGCTACGGCAACGCTACGCTGCGCTCCGCTGACGATATCCAGGCCGCACTGACGCGCCTGGGCTGGCCGCAGCGCGCGCTGTTTGTTGAGCAGGGCATCGCATTTGCACGCGAGCTGGCGGTGCTGGTAGCGCGGCGCAGCGACGGCGCGACGGTGGTCTATCCTGTTGTCGAGACCACGCAGCGCAACCATATCTGCCACGTGGTGCGCGCGCCGGCGCCGATTCCAGCCGCGCTGGCCGAACGCGCTGTGGCGCTTGCGCACGCGGCGGTTGCAGCCGTGGGCGGCGTGGGCATCACCGCTGTCGAGCTGTTCCAGGTGGGCGAGGAGACGATCTTGATCAACGAACTCGCACCGCGGCCACACAACTCCGGCCACTTTTCGATCGAAGCCTGCGTGACCTCGCAGTTCGAGAACCATGTGCGCGCCGTGCTGGGCCTACCGCTGGGCGCAACCGACCTGCGCGCGCCCGCGGCGGTGATGGTCAACCTGCTGGGCGAGCGCGACGGCACAACCAGCCCCTATGGGCTCGATCAAGCTCTGGCACTGCCGGACACCCACCTGCACCTCTACGGCAAGCGCGAGGTGCGCCGTGGGCGCAAAATGGGCCATGTCACCGCGCTGGCAGACGATCTGGCCACTGCCGAGCAACGCGCCCGCGCCGCTGCCAGCGCTATCCGCCTGTGA
- a CDS encoding Hsp20/alpha crystallin family protein, translating into MTNLMRYDPFREMMSLRDAVNRLMEEAFVSPAGFSSDVGVPLDVCETDDRLIIEAALPGVKPEDINVSIQDNVLTITGEMRQEQRTGGEGANYHRVERRYGRFSRMITLPTPVNADQAQATLENGILRLELPKTEQARARRIAVQGAGASQRQLGGQTQSAGQAQAVGQPQGQVQERGAS; encoded by the coding sequence ATGACCAACCTGATGCGCTACGATCCGTTCCGCGAGATGATGAGCCTGCGCGATGCCGTCAACCGGCTGATGGAGGAGGCGTTCGTCAGCCCTGCCGGCTTCAGCAGCGATGTTGGCGTGCCGCTGGATGTCTGCGAAACCGATGATCGCCTCATTATCGAAGCGGCGCTGCCGGGAGTGAAGCCTGAGGATATCAACGTTTCCATTCAGGACAACGTGCTGACGATCACTGGCGAAATGCGTCAGGAACAGCGCACCGGCGGCGAGGGCGCCAACTACCACCGCGTTGAGCGCCGCTACGGTCGCTTCAGCCGCATGATCACGCTGCCAACCCCGGTCAATGCTGATCAGGCGCAGGCGACGCTGGAAAACGGCATTCTGCGCCTGGAGCTGCCCAAGACCGAGCAGGCGCGCGCCCGCCGCATTGCGGTGCAGGGCGCCGGCGCCTCCCAACGTCAACTCGGCGGCCAGACGCAGAGCGCCGGTCAGGCGCAGGCGGTGGGTCAGCCACAGGGCCAGGTCCAGGAGCGTGGCGCCTCCTGA